In the Silvanigrella aquatica genome, ATTCCTCGAGCGGTCTTTTTACAACGTCCTGGTTATGCTTTTTTATCTTCGTCCTTAACATTAATTGCCTTTACAGCATTATTTGGGGCGGCTTTATTTCCAAATTTAATTACATCGAGTCTTTCTCCAGAATTTAGTCTTACAATTTATAATGCCTCTTCTTCAGAAAAAACATTAGGTATTATGCAAATTATTGCATTTTGTGGAATGCCTTTTGTGATTTCATATACAGCAATAATATATTGGGTTTTTCGAGGAAAAGTAAAGCTAGGAAAATTCAGTTATTAATTTCTTCTTTTATAATGCTTTTTTGAAAATTATAAGGACAATGGAAACAACCACTTTGACAACAGTAGCCTCTTTTTAAATGATACTCTTTTGTAAAGACCATGAGTCCTTTTTCATTAAAATAATAATCAATATTTTCTATTAATTTTTGTTGCCTGTCTTTGTTGTGCTCCATAACTTGAATCCTATATGAGAAAAGAGGATATTCCTTTTGCAATAAATTGATATTATTGTATTTTGAAGTCACAGGAGAGACTCTTTGTGATCCCAGCTTAAAAAATAATACTATATTTTTAAGGATTTATATATTTTAATAAGGGGAATAAATATTTCAATTCTTCATTTTAACTGTTTGCAATCCGATAAAAAGCGGTTCACAAATTTGCAAGCCGCTTTTGATGTGCTAGTTACACTTTAAAGATTGAGGAACGGATCTTTTTTATCCGTTCTGGTTAATTAAATGATGTGGAGTAAGTCATGACCTTGCCAAAAATTCATAGTCAAAAGTGGTTGAGTGAAGTTGAGTTGCTTGATTCTGAAATAGAGCCTTCCGAGTCGCTCAAGCCTGCAAACATAGAGAAATTTTTTGCGGGCTTAAGGGATTCTAAGGCCTGTTCAGGAGCTACGAGTGGAATATTGGATGAAATTTCGAAAGAACTCGAACACACCGTTCCATGGTTCTTGACACAAATGCCCCCTCTTTACCTTTGGTCCACATCCCAAAAAGCTATTATGGACGACATCTTAGAGATCGTATCTGGCAAGGTCTTAGGCGAAAATCAAATCGCAGAGCGCGTTGCGGCAACGACTCAGACTGTTACTTTCATCGCTCCAGGTGAGCATTCCACTGCTTCCGTTCGACTGGCTCCCGTTATTTCCGGTCATCATGCGAAAGTGGCACGGTTGTTCAATTCTTTAGATAAGAAAATTGGCCTTTGCGAAATTTATCAAGCTCCCTATAACAATAAAAATGCTTGGAGCCATAATAAAGCCCAAGAAAAGTTAGAGCCACTTCGTAAGTTGCTCTCTCATAAGCCAAAAAAATCGGTGGATCTCTTTATCAATTCTTTGGATAAAGATTATGTTGAAGTTGCAACTACAAAACAAATGGCACTTGCTTATGAAGCTATTAATTATTGCTTAGAAAATGAAAATACATTTGTTAACTTAACAACAATTGTTGATGAGGAAACAAATGATGCTCGAGTTCGTGTTGATATTTGTTTAAAACA is a window encoding:
- a CDS encoding DUF5522 domain-containing protein translates to MEHNKDRQQKLIENIDYYFNEKGLMVFTKEYHLKRGYCCQSGCFHCPYNFQKSIIKEEINN